A single window of Macaca mulatta isolate MMU2019108-1 chromosome 17, T2T-MMU8v2.0, whole genome shotgun sequence DNA harbors:
- the ATP12A gene encoding potassium-transporting ATPase alpha chain 2 has translation MSQQTPEIYSVELSGTKDIVKTDKGDGKKYRGLKNNCLERKKKNHKEEFQKELHLDDHKLSNRELEKKYGTDIITGLSSTRAAELLARDGPNSLTPPKQTPEIVKFLKQMVGGFSVLLWVGAFLCWIAFGIEYSSNKSASLNNVYLGSVLVLVVIFTGIFAYYQEAKSTNIMSSFKKMIPQQALVIRDSEKKSIPSEQLVVGDIVEVKGGDQIPADIRVLSSQGCRVDNSSLTGESEPQPRSSEFTHENPLETKNICFYSTTCLEGTITGMVINTGDRTIIGHIASLASGVGNEKTPIAIEIEHFVHIVAGVAVSIGILFFIIAVSMNYRVLDSIIFLIGIIVANVPEGLLATVTVTLSLTAKRMAKKNCLVKNLEAVETLGSTSIICSDKTGTLTQNRMTVAHLWFDNQIFVADTSENHSNQVFDQSSRTWASLSKIITLCNRAEFKPGQENVPIMKKAVIGDASETALLKFSEVILGDVMEIRKRNRKVAEIPFNSTNKFQLSIHETDDPHDKRFLMVMKGAPERILEKCSTIMINGEEHPLDESTAKAFHTAYMELGGLGERVLGFCHLYLPAHEFPETYKFDTDAMNFPTSNLCFVGLLSMIDPPRSTVPDAVTKCRSAGIKVIMVTGDHPITAKAIAKSVGIISANSETVEDIARRLSIAVEQVNKWDAKAAVVTGMELKDMSSEQVDEILANYQEIVFARTSPQQKLIIVEGCQRQDAVVAVTGDGVNDSPALKKADIGVAMGIAGSDAAKNAADMVLLDDNFASIVTGVEEGRLIFDNLKKTIAYTLTKNIAELCPFLIYIIVGLPLPIGTITILFIDLGTDIIPSIALAYEKAESDIMNRKPRHKKKDRLVNQPLAVYSYLHIGLMQALGAFLVYFTVYAQEGFLPRSLINLRVEWEKDYVNDLEDSYGQEWTRYQRAYLEWTGYTAFFVGILVQQIADLIIRKTRRNSIFQQGPFRNKVIWVGIASQIVIGLVLSYGLGSVTALSFTMLRAQYWFVAVPHAILIWVYDEVRKLFIRLYPGSWWDKNMYY, from the exons GATGACCACAAACTCAGCAATAGGGAATTGGAAAAGAAATATGGCACAGACATCATTACG GGTCTCTCCAGCACCAGAGCCGCCGAGCTCCTGGCCCGGGAtgggcccaactccctcaccCCTCCCAAGCAGACGCCTGAGATCGTCAAGTTCCTCAAGCAGATGGTGGGGGGGTTCTCTGTCCTCCTGTGGGTGGGCGCCTTTCTCTGTTGGATCGCATTCGGGATTGAGTACTCCAGCAACAAGTCTGCATCCCTGAACAAC GTGTACTTGGGCTCTGTGCTTGTCCTGGTGGTCATTTTCACGGGGATCTTTGCTTATTACCAAGAGGCAAAAAGCACCAACATCATGTCCAGCTTCAAAAAGATGATCCCTCAG CAAGCTCTGGTCATCCGCGATTCCGAGAAGAAGAGCATCCCTTCAGAGCAGCTGGTGGTGGGGGACATTGTGGAGGTCAAAGGAGGAGACCAGATCCCCGCAGACATCAGGGTGCTGTCTTCTCAGGGGTGCCGG GTGGATAACTCCTCTCTCACGGGGGAATCTGAGCCCCAGCCCCGCTCCTCTGAGTTTACCCATGAAAACCCCCTGGAAACGAAGAACATCTGCTTCTATTCCACAACGTGTCTGGAAG GCACCATCACCGGCATGGTCATCAACACGGGTGACCGCACCATCATTGGCCATATCGCCTCTTTGGCCTCAGGAGTTGGAAATGAGAAGACGCCCATTGCCATTGAGATCGAGCACTTCGTTCACATTGTGGCAGGAGTGGCTGTCTCCATCGGCATCCTTTTCTTCATCATCGCAGTGTCCATGAATTATCGAGTCCTGGATTCCATCATCTTCCTCATTGGCATCATTGTGGCCAATGTGCCCGAGGGCCTCCTGGCCACGGTCACT GTGACCCTGTCGCTGACAGCAAAACGGATGGCCAAGAAGAACTGCCTGGTGAAGAACCTGGAGGCTGTGGAGACCCTCGGCTCCACCTCCATCATCTGCTCAGACAAGACCGGGACACTGACCCAGAACAGGATGACAGTGGCCCATCTGTGGTTCGACAATCAGATCTTTGTGGCTGACACCAGTGAAAACCATTCAA aCCAGGTCTTTGACCAAAGCTCTAGGACTTGGGCCTCCTTATCCAAGATAATAACATTGTGTAACCGAGCCGAGTTCAAGCCAGGACAGGAAAATGTTCCCATCATGAAG AAAGCTGTGATTGGAGATGCCTCAGAAACTGCTCTTTTAAAATTCTCAGAGGTCATTTTGGGTGATGTgatggaaattagaaaaagaaaccGCAAAGTAGCTGAAATCCCTTTTAACTCTACTAATAAATTTCAG CTCTCCATCCACGAGACAGATGACCCCCACGACAAGCGCTTCCTCATGGTGATGAAGGGGGCCCCTGAGCGCATCCTAGAGAAATGCAGCACCATCATGATCAATGGCGAGGAGCACCCACTGGATGAGAGCACCGCCAAGGCCTTCCACACAGCCTACATGGAGCTGGGCGGGCTGGGCGAGCGTGTGCTGG GTTTCTGTCATCTCTACCTGCCAGCACACGAGTTTCCAGAAACCTACAAATTTGACACAGACGCGATGAACTTCCCGACCTCCAACCTCTGTTTCGTGGGACTCTTGTCAATGATCGATCCCCCTCGGTCCACTGTGCCAGATGCAGTCACCAAATGCCGGAGTGCAGGGATCAAG GTTATTATGGTTACTGGCGATCATCCCATCACAGCCAAAGCGATCGCCAAGAGTGTGGGGATCATTTCAGCCAACAGTGAAACAGTGGAAGACATTGCACGTCGCCTCAGCATTGCTGTGGAGCAAGTTAACAAATG GGATGCCAAGGCTGCTGTGGTGACTGGCATGGAGCTGAAGGACATGAGCTCGGAACAGGTGGATGAGATCTTAGCCAACTACCAGGAAATTGTCTTTGCCCGGACATCCCCCCAGCAGAAGCTGATCATTGTGGAGGGCTGTCAGAGGCAG GATGCCGTTGTTGCTGTGACAGGGGATGGAGTTAATGACTCTCCGGCTCTAAAGAAGGCAGACATTGGGGTTGCCATGGGGATAGCAGGTTCTGACGCAGCCAAAAACGCAGCCGACATGGTCTTGCTGGACGACAACTTTGCGTCCATCGTCACTGGGGTGGAGGAAG GTcgcctgatctttgacaacctcAAGAAGACGATTGCTTACACCCTGACCAAGAACATTGCTGAGCTGTGCCCCTTTCTGATCTACATCATCGTCGGGCTCCCTCTGCCCATTGGAACCATCACCATTCTGTTCATTGACTTGGGGACAGACATT ATCCCCTCCATCGCCTTGGCCTATGAGAAAGCTGAAAGTGACATCATGAACAGGAAACCTCGCCACAAGAAGAAGGACAGACTGGTGAACCAGCCGCTTGCCGTGTACTCGTACCTGCACATTG GCCTCATGCAAGCCCTGGGAGCTTTCCTTGTGTATTTCACTGTCTATGCACAGGAGGGCTTTCTGCCCCGCAGTCTCATTAACCTGCGGGTAGAATGGGAGAAGGACTACGTGAATGACTTGGAAGACAGCTATGGGCAGGAATGG ACAAGGTACCAGAGGGCATACCTAGAATGGACGGGCTACACGGCTTTCTTTGTTGGCATCCTAGTCCAGCAAATAGCAGATCTGATCATCAGGAAAACGCGGAGGAATTCCATCTTCCAACAGGGTCCCTTCAG AAATAAAGTCATCTGGGTGGGGATCGCCTCACAGATCGTCATTGGGCTGGTCCTCTCCTATGGCCTTGGAAGTGTCACAGCCTTGAGTTTCACCATGCTTAG GGCTCAGTACTGGTTTGTGGCTGTGCCGCACGCCATCCTGATCTGGGTGTATGACGAGGTGCGGAAGCTCTTCATCAGGCTCTACCCTGGAA GCTGGTGGGATAAGAACATGTATTATTAA